AAATCAGGGACGCTTAACGCTACACGTCCGCAGGTTAGTACATATATCTCAGGTTAGTGGCGTTTTTTTGAAAGGTCAATGTTAGAGCAGTTGTACAGATATACTCACGAAATTATTAATGCCTTGTCGGTACGGAAACTGTTTTAAGCAGTGTTGGCGATACATTTCATTATGCTGTATTAATAATCGGTTTATATTTTTATAGCACGGGGATATTAATCGCTCTGTGTTTTTTCGTCATCGGTTTCTTCGGTATCCTTGCGGTTCATCTCTTTTTCAAGCAGCGGTCTTAACAGCGAATAACGCAGCATCTTCCTGTTGTTATCCACCATTGTTTTCACAAGCTCCTTTGTGCCGATAACTATTATCATTTTCTTAGCACGGGTAACTCCCGTGTAAAGCAGATTTCTGTAAAGCAGGTTATGTGTGAAGGCGGTTATCGGAATTATCACCGCATCATACTCGCTGCCCTGACTTTTATGTATCGTGATGGCATAAGCGTGTTCGAGCCTTCTCAGCATTTCGGAGGTGTATATCGCTACTCTGCCCTCAAAGTCTATAGTCACGTTCTGGGAAAAGCGGTCTACCGAGCGGATGATTCCTATATCTCCGTTGAAAATTCCGCTTCCCTTTTCATTGTTTTTTGTCCACAGCACATCATAATCATTCTTCGTCTGCATTACCTTGTCACCTGTTCTGAAAATAACATCGAAGAATTTCAGCTCCGCCTTGTTCTGTGACGGCGGGTTCAGGGCTGACTGAAGCTGTTTATTAAGCTCTTTCGTTCCTGCCATACCCATTTTTGTGGGGCAAAGCACCTGTATATCGTCTATTGGCGAAAAACCGTAGGTATCGGGCAGACGCTGTTTTGCAAGCTGTATCACAAGCCCGGCAATATCGCTTTCAAGCGACTTGTTCATAAAGAAGAAGTCGTTCTGTCTGTCATCAAGTACGGGAAATTCGCCATTTACTATCCTGTGGGCATTTGTTACTATAAGGCTCTGTGCCGCCTGTCTGAATATCTCTTTAAGCTCCACTGACGGAATATAATGCGACGCTATAAGATCTTTCAGCACGTTTCCTGCGCCTACGGACGGAAGCTGATTTGAGTCGCCTACCATAATGAATTTAGATGTGGGCTTAATCGCTCTTACAAGCGAACACATAAGAAGTGCGTCAACCATCGACATTTCATCGGCTATTACAACATCGGCAGGGAGCGGATTTGTTTCGTTGCGCTTGAATTTAAGCTCGCCCTTTGCGGTAAAATCGACCTCAAGCAATCTGTGGATAGTTCGTGCAGGCTCGCCTGTGAGATCAGACATACGCTTTGCCGCTCTGCCTGTCGGGGCGCACAGAAGTATGCGTTTCTTCTGCGCTTTAAGAATCTTGATAACACCGTTCAGGGTCGTGGTTTTACCTGTGCCGGGACCGCCTGTCAGAATAAATACAGAGCCTGTAAGGCAGGCGCTGATAGCCGCACGCTGAAGATCCTCGTACTGTATATTCTCCGAAAATTCTACTCCTCTTATCTCATCGGAATAATCCTTTTCGTACTGTGCGGAGGTTCTCAGCATAAAGGCAAGTTTTTTCGCAATATAGGTTTCCGCAAGGTAGTATTCGGGGAGATACACAAACTCACGCTTTCCGAGCGTTATTCTTACTACCCAGTCCTTCTCCTCGCAGTCGTCAAGGCAGGATTCAAACTGTCTGCGTTCAATCCCGAGATTATCGCAGACAGATTCACGCAGTTTTTCAGTCGGCAGGCAGGTATGACCTGCGTTTGCGTTTTCGTGCAGGACGTACACTATTCCTGCCCGTACACGATCGCTGTTCTCCGCATCAAAGCCGAGATCTGCCGCCATACGATCGACCGAGCGAAAATCTATATCTATGCCGCTTGTGCATAGTATATAGGGATTTGTCTTAATCTGCTTTATGCTGTCGTGCTCAAATGCAGACCATACACTTATTGCGTGGGCAGGTCCGAAATTATATTCGCCGAGAAATTTTATTACCTCGTTTACGCCTGTTATCTTGTGATATTCGTTTGATATGTACAGTGCCTTGTCGGATGTTATGCCTTTTATCACGGTGAGCTGCATACAATCGTTATCTATTATATCCAGTGCTTCCGTACCGAACTGCTTTACTATTTTCTTTGCTATGGCTGGACCGAGCCCTTTTATAACGCCTGAGCCGAGATAGGCGGATATTTCGCTTTCAGTTTCCGGCATTGAGCGCTCGCACATTGCCGCCTTGAACTGTCTGCCGTACTTCGGGCTTGTTATCCATACGCCACGCAGACTAAGCCGTTCGCCCTCGTTCACATCTCCCAGATTTCCGACTACTGCTATAAGTCCTTCGTCACAGCCGAGATTTATGACAGTATAGCCGTTATCGGCATTTTTATATATAACGTCCTCCACAGAGCCGCTCAGCTCTACGGAAATATCGACCTTCTGATTATCCAACACGCAGCCTCCAGTTCTTCAGATTCTATATCTGTTTTTTCTTTGTCGCTCTAAGTGTCACTCTCGGACAGTCGGCGATAAGATTACGGCATATAACGGCGAACTCGCTGTCGCTGAGCAATTCTTCGCCGGCATTTATTATAACCTTGCCGTCTGTCGCTTTAAGGGCGGCTCTTACCTTTCCCTCAACATCGTCACAGCCGTCGGGCGTTACGCTGACAGGCGGTGCGGCGGGCATGCCGAGATTTCCGATGAAAAGAATAACGTTAACAGCCCCCATAATACCGAGAAAAATCATAGCGAAAAGCATTAAGTATGCACCACTCATAAGATCAACTCCTTCTGAC
This window of the [Eubacterium] siraeum genome carries:
- a CDS encoding ATP-dependent RecD-like DNA helicase; the encoded protein is MDNQKVDISVELSGSVEDVIYKNADNGYTVINLGCDEGLIAVVGNLGDVNEGERLSLRGVWITSPKYGRQFKAAMCERSMPETESEISAYLGSGVIKGLGPAIAKKIVKQFGTEALDIIDNDCMQLTVIKGITSDKALYISNEYHKITGVNEVIKFLGEYNFGPAHAISVWSAFEHDSIKQIKTNPYILCTSGIDIDFRSVDRMAADLGFDAENSDRVRAGIVYVLHENANAGHTCLPTEKLRESVCDNLGIERRQFESCLDDCEEKDWVVRITLGKREFVYLPEYYLAETYIAKKLAFMLRTSAQYEKDYSDEIRGVEFSENIQYEDLQRAAISACLTGSVFILTGGPGTGKTTTLNGVIKILKAQKKRILLCAPTGRAAKRMSDLTGEPARTIHRLLEVDFTAKGELKFKRNETNPLPADVVIADEMSMVDALLMCSLVRAIKPTSKFIMVGDSNQLPSVGAGNVLKDLIASHYIPSVELKEIFRQAAQSLIVTNAHRIVNGEFPVLDDRQNDFFFMNKSLESDIAGLVIQLAKQRLPDTYGFSPIDDIQVLCPTKMGMAGTKELNKQLQSALNPPSQNKAELKFFDVIFRTGDKVMQTKNDYDVLWTKNNEKGSGIFNGDIGIIRSVDRFSQNVTIDFEGRVAIYTSEMLRRLEHAYAITIHKSQGSEYDAVIIPITAFTHNLLYRNLLYTGVTRAKKMIIVIGTKELVKTMVDNNRKMLRYSLLRPLLEKEMNRKDTEETDDEKTQSD